The following coding sequences are from one Crateriforma spongiae window:
- a CDS encoding sugar phosphate isomerase/epimerase family protein, whose translation MKIGVFLLIEPFASVEVQLQRAKAMGFDCADITDTNAGGSMLGTAGFSPTVSLDDNPFEVKRLFERYDIVPSTVCAHAGLLEPSNPGIFGTSEIIKAIQFAAAIGIKDVVTTDMDPRSDWAKSLSHAEQVFVVAEKLYTPLKMAADYGVRVLLEPHGPITDSIQGLQDVIDRLGNPEALGINLDTGNSWLGGADPVAMAKTFHDKIYHVHWKDLEAQWEPKRGEMFGCGFSTIALGDGVIDIRGVCDALKDASIESSTLEIIGDENILQRSVDYLRQCGIAD comes from the coding sequence ATGAAAATCGGTGTCTTTCTATTGATCGAACCTTTCGCCAGCGTGGAAGTTCAACTGCAACGCGCCAAAGCGATGGGCTTTGACTGTGCCGACATCACCGACACCAATGCGGGCGGCAGTATGTTGGGCACCGCGGGTTTTTCGCCGACGGTCAGCCTGGATGACAATCCGTTCGAAGTGAAGCGATTGTTCGAAAGGTATGACATTGTACCGTCAACCGTTTGCGCTCACGCGGGACTGTTGGAACCGAGCAACCCGGGAATCTTCGGGACATCCGAAATTATCAAAGCCATCCAATTCGCCGCCGCGATCGGCATCAAAGATGTGGTGACGACGGACATGGACCCGCGTTCCGATTGGGCAAAAAGTCTCAGCCATGCCGAACAGGTCTTCGTCGTCGCTGAAAAACTATACACGCCGCTAAAAATGGCGGCCGACTACGGCGTCCGCGTGTTGTTGGAACCTCACGGTCCGATTACCGACAGCATCCAAGGCTTGCAAGATGTGATCGACCGCTTGGGCAACCCTGAAGCGTTGGGAATCAATCTGGACACCGGAAACTCATGGCTTGGCGGTGCCGATCCGGTGGCAATGGCCAAAACGTTCCACGACAAAATCTATCACGTCCACTGGAAAGATTTGGAAGCCCAGTGGGAACCCAAACGCGGCGAAATGTTCGGCTGCGGGTTCTCAACGATCGCTTTGGGCGATGGTGTCATCGACATTCGTGGCGTTTGTGACGCTCTGAAAGACGCATCCATCGAATCTTCCACGCTGGAAATCATCGGCGACGAAAACATCCTGCAACGCAGCGTCGATTATCTGCGGCAATGTGGTATCGCCGATTGA
- a CDS encoding Gfo/Idh/MocA family protein has translation MKSQKVLTKQNTSPTRRDFLKASTAITAATVAAPYVITSTALGDTNTPPASDRITVGHIGVGGRGRGILNGIRSVPDAQSVAVSDCYRDRRDMIAKVIGGESYQDFRDLLARDDIDAVVVATPDHWHVPIAIMAAQAGKSAYVEKPLGLSIDQVLACQKVFNEQGVVFQYGTQQRSLAHCRQGCEQVRRGAIGKIQSIEVVCPNGGAGGITEESDVPDGLDYEMWIGPAPMTSYTVDRCKPPGSYWIYDQSIGYLAGWGAHPLDIMVWGCDADLSGPIVVEGTGEIPSDGLYDCVYNWDMKIQLGDIPVTFRPGADSTKFIGEDGWIDVARAKDRNAASDPGLLTQSLAPEQNQLVVSNHHQANFIQAVKNDDPNAAVSNLNDAVRSDIISHLCDIAVRTGEKITWDPKAQKLVNPSQRAAAMLSRAMRGPWTLPTGDA, from the coding sequence ATGAAGTCTCAAAAGGTTTTGACCAAGCAGAACACGTCACCCACACGTCGTGATTTTCTAAAAGCAAGCACTGCGATCACCGCCGCCACTGTGGCCGCCCCGTATGTGATCACCAGCACCGCGCTGGGTGACACGAACACTCCACCGGCCAGCGACCGCATCACCGTCGGACACATCGGCGTCGGCGGGCGGGGACGAGGAATTTTGAACGGAATCCGCAGTGTCCCCGACGCTCAAAGCGTTGCCGTTTCAGATTGCTATCGCGACCGACGCGACATGATCGCGAAAGTCATCGGCGGCGAATCTTACCAAGATTTTCGTGACCTATTGGCTCGTGACGACATCGATGCGGTTGTCGTCGCCACCCCCGATCACTGGCACGTCCCCATCGCCATCATGGCGGCGCAGGCCGGCAAAAGCGCCTATGTGGAAAAACCACTGGGATTGTCCATTGACCAAGTCCTTGCCTGCCAAAAGGTCTTCAACGAACAAGGCGTCGTTTTCCAATACGGAACCCAACAACGCAGCCTGGCTCATTGCCGTCAAGGATGCGAACAGGTGCGTCGCGGAGCCATCGGAAAAATTCAATCCATCGAAGTCGTCTGTCCCAACGGCGGCGCAGGCGGAATCACCGAAGAATCGGATGTTCCCGACGGGCTGGATTATGAAATGTGGATCGGCCCCGCACCAATGACCTCCTATACCGTCGACCGCTGCAAGCCGCCGGGAAGCTATTGGATTTATGACCAGTCGATCGGCTACTTGGCCGGCTGGGGGGCTCATCCGCTGGACATCATGGTCTGGGGATGCGATGCCGATCTTAGTGGCCCCATCGTCGTCGAAGGTACGGGCGAAATCCCATCCGATGGTTTATACGATTGCGTCTATAACTGGGACATGAAGATCCAACTGGGCGACATTCCGGTCACGTTTCGCCCCGGAGCCGACAGCACCAAGTTCATTGGCGAAGACGGTTGGATCGATGTCGCGCGAGCCAAGGACCGAAACGCCGCCAGCGATCCCGGCCTGCTGACACAATCGTTGGCCCCGGAACAAAACCAACTGGTGGTCAGCAATCATCATCAAGCCAACTTCATCCAAGCGGTGAAAAACGACGACCCAAACGCCGCAGTCTCCAACCTGAACGACGCCGTCCGCAGCGACATCATCAGCCACCTGTGTGACATTGCCGTTCGCACCGGCGAAAAGATCACATGGGACCCGAAAGCACAGAAACTGGTGAACCCCAGCCAGCGTGCCGCGGCCATGCTGTCCCGCGCGATGCGTGGCCCATGGACGTTGCCCACGGGAGACGCGTGA
- a CDS encoding metal ABC transporter permease: MNLFWEHLFQHAFLQYALIGSLLASVACGIVGSFVVVRRTTYVAGAIAHCVLGGMGAARYLQRVHDVSWASPLLGATVAAVLAALIVAAITVWGRQREDTVLSAIWAIGMAMGISFITATPGYYEDLMSYLFGNILMIGAADLWSMAILDAVILSLMLLFYNKFLVISFQPELARLRGIRVGMYQTLLLVLISLTVVLLTQVVGLVMVIALLTLPAATALQFVGRLWYAMVFASVLSLLVTVGGIAVSYGPELPAGATVVELAGGAYLLAIVGKWIGGRMRITQDSVIA; encoded by the coding sequence ATGAACCTGTTTTGGGAGCATCTGTTTCAGCACGCATTTTTGCAGTACGCATTGATCGGTTCGCTGCTTGCTTCGGTCGCATGTGGCATCGTCGGCAGCTTTGTGGTGGTGCGACGGACGACTTACGTGGCTGGTGCAATTGCGCACTGCGTTCTCGGGGGCATGGGAGCGGCGCGGTACCTGCAACGTGTTCACGATGTTTCCTGGGCAAGTCCACTGCTTGGTGCAACCGTTGCGGCGGTGTTGGCGGCATTGATTGTCGCTGCGATCACTGTTTGGGGACGGCAACGTGAAGACACGGTTCTGTCGGCGATCTGGGCGATCGGTATGGCCATGGGGATCTCGTTCATCACCGCCACGCCGGGGTATTACGAAGACTTGATGAGCTATTTGTTCGGCAACATTCTAATGATCGGTGCCGCCGACCTGTGGAGTATGGCGATCCTGGACGCGGTAATCCTCAGTCTGATGCTGTTGTTCTACAACAAGTTCTTGGTTATCAGCTTTCAACCGGAGCTTGCACGTTTGCGAGGCATTCGCGTTGGGATGTACCAAACGTTGCTATTGGTTTTGATTTCGTTGACCGTGGTGCTTTTGACCCAGGTGGTGGGGTTGGTGATGGTGATCGCACTGTTGACTTTGCCGGCAGCCACTGCGTTGCAGTTTGTCGGCCGTCTTTGGTACGCCATGGTTTTCGCCTCGGTGTTAAGTCTGCTGGTTACCGTGGGCGGTATCGCCGTCAGTTATGGTCCCGAACTGCCGGCCGGTGCCACGGTGGTTGAACTCGCCGGCGGTGCGTATTTGCTAGCGATCGTCGGTAAATGGATCGGCGGCCGAATGCGAATCACGCAAGACTCTGTTATCGCTTGA
- a CDS encoding DUF6807 family protein produces the protein MRRSGLRLITALAVCVAGLTQLAIRMDAATPPDIASIRQAIEDCGGHLELDDQGRPIKVDLAADRGSADQAGFDAAIQCKTLTSLRLRAPGLSEADLAKIRSLSSLQELSLQDVRIDDDFVADVIAKLADLRRLTLRNTPGVSKLQAIASLPNLTHLSLIDLPIDGPSLDALATAAKLAALDLRLCSRLSGRDFDALHDVANLKDLKLGGYGIDNESMRSIASIDKLSNLTIEDASIDAVGIQALAPIAGQLQALSFARCAALDDTALQFVSRLPSLRSLMLRDMPVTGTFLKSLAAPANLETLGLRQTFLIDETFDAIAQCGELKRLDLPENFLPPGAIAKIATLSKLQILNLSSCSLDNASLEPLKQLQNLQTLHLDGNPNLSRDAAARILDQSSSTTPSASCRIVSTQTSTECQFDGKTLWRYHHNPAEGKPYFHPLAAIGRDPFTDLRPEDHPWHRGLWFSWKFIDGVNYWEENRETGQSDGQTRLLSTRQSTAPSGGLLIEQTLAYAPYSEASPVMTESRTLAISAPEKSPEYHIDWTSQFSASETALTLDRTPIAGQPRGKTYGGYAGLSIRMNAKMQSGSFFNADGQSGLHCHGKASPWMIFQHDSAGSLLFMDHPNNFSSPTKWYVTPSMPYFSPAVLFDAGETIAAEETRTLRYRIVVSSQTFSAKDVQSRWANWIAQN, from the coding sequence ATGCGACGCTCAGGCCTACGATTGATCACGGCCTTGGCGGTTTGCGTCGCCGGGTTGACCCAGCTGGCAATCCGCATGGATGCCGCAACGCCGCCGGACATCGCATCCATTCGCCAAGCGATCGAAGACTGCGGCGGCCACCTGGAACTGGACGACCAGGGTCGGCCGATCAAGGTCGACTTGGCTGCGGATCGCGGATCCGCCGACCAGGCAGGTTTTGACGCCGCGATCCAATGCAAAACGCTAACTTCACTACGTCTGCGGGCACCGGGGCTAAGCGAAGCAGACTTGGCCAAGATTCGTTCGCTTTCTTCGCTGCAGGAACTGTCCCTGCAAGACGTTCGCATCGATGACGACTTCGTCGCTGATGTGATCGCGAAACTCGCCGATCTTCGCCGACTGACGCTTCGCAACACGCCGGGCGTTTCCAAGCTGCAAGCGATTGCTTCGCTTCCCAACCTGACCCACCTTTCACTGATTGACCTGCCGATCGACGGCCCCTCGCTCGACGCACTGGCCACGGCTGCCAAGCTTGCGGCGCTGGACTTGCGTTTGTGCAGTCGGCTTAGCGGTCGCGATTTCGATGCCCTTCATGACGTCGCCAACCTCAAAGACCTAAAGCTTGGCGGATACGGAATCGACAACGAAAGCATGCGTTCGATCGCGTCCATCGACAAGCTTTCGAACTTGACCATCGAAGACGCATCGATCGATGCCGTGGGAATTCAGGCGTTGGCCCCCATCGCTGGTCAATTGCAGGCACTCAGCTTCGCCCGATGTGCGGCACTGGATGACACGGCCTTGCAGTTCGTCAGCCGCCTGCCTTCTTTGCGTTCGCTGATGCTTCGCGACATGCCGGTCACCGGCACCTTTTTAAAATCATTGGCTGCCCCCGCGAATCTGGAAACACTGGGGCTGAGACAAACCTTTCTCATCGACGAAACCTTCGATGCGATCGCGCAGTGTGGCGAGCTAAAACGTTTGGATTTGCCAGAGAACTTTCTGCCGCCAGGTGCCATCGCAAAGATTGCGACTCTTTCAAAACTGCAAATCCTGAACCTTTCGTCATGTAGCTTGGATAACGCTTCCCTGGAACCGCTGAAACAGCTGCAGAATCTTCAAACCCTGCACCTGGACGGCAATCCGAACCTCAGCCGCGATGCAGCAGCCAGAATCTTGGACCAGTCCTCCAGCACGACGCCATCGGCGAGTTGTCGCATTGTTTCGACGCAGACATCGACGGAGTGCCAGTTCGATGGGAAAACCCTTTGGCGATACCATCACAACCCGGCCGAAGGCAAACCGTACTTCCATCCATTGGCGGCGATCGGTCGTGATCCATTCACTGACCTGCGCCCCGAGGACCACCCGTGGCACCGAGGCCTATGGTTTTCGTGGAAGTTCATCGACGGCGTTAATTACTGGGAAGAAAATCGAGAGACCGGACAATCCGACGGACAAACTCGTCTACTTTCCACCCGACAATCGACCGCCCCGTCCGGCGGTTTACTTATCGAACAGACTCTGGCCTATGCGCCGTACAGCGAAGCGTCACCCGTGATGACCGAATCCCGCACGTTGGCAATCTCGGCACCCGAAAAGTCGCCGGAATATCACATCGACTGGACCAGTCAGTTTAGCGCATCGGAAACCGCGCTCACTCTCGACCGAACTCCTATTGCCGGACAACCACGCGGAAAAACGTATGGCGGTTATGCCGGATTATCGATTCGCATGAATGCGAAAATGCAATCCGGATCGTTCTTCAACGCCGATGGCCAATCGGGATTGCATTGTCACGGAAAGGCATCGCCGTGGATGATTTTCCAGCACGACTCCGCTGGCAGCCTCTTGTTCATGGACCATCCAAACAACTTTTCTTCGCCGACCAAATGGTACGTGACACCGTCGATGCCCTACTTCAGCCCGGCGGTCCTGTTTGACGCCGGCGAAACGATCGCCGCTGAAGAAACACGCACCCTTCGCTATAGGATCGTTGTTTCTTCACAAACGTTCTCTGCGAAGGACGTCCAATCACGCTGGGCAAACTGGATCGCACAAAACTGA
- a CDS encoding transposase — MPRPPRADEAGGLYHALNRANMRAEIFKKPEDYEAFERILAEGLELCEIELYSYQLMPNHYHLVLRPLVDGEMSRFMGWVGGTHTMRYHAHYGTSGMGHLYQQRYKSFPIQDDEHFLVVCRYVERNARRAGMVRKAENWRWGSLWRWLQKPEPEPKLLSPWPLSRLPRWADRVNEPLTEKELEAVRRCAHRGAPMGDEGWVESIARRLNLESTLRPRGRPRVHKPEKEA; from the coding sequence ATGCCAAGACCACCAAGAGCTGACGAAGCGGGCGGGCTCTATCACGCCCTGAATCGCGCCAACATGCGCGCCGAAATATTCAAGAAGCCGGAGGACTACGAAGCCTTTGAGCGGATTCTTGCCGAAGGCCTGGAGTTGTGCGAAATCGAGTTGTACAGCTACCAGCTAATGCCGAATCACTACCATCTGGTTCTGCGGCCATTGGTTGATGGCGAAATGAGTCGATTCATGGGCTGGGTTGGTGGCACGCACACCATGCGATACCACGCCCATTACGGCACCAGCGGGATGGGGCACTTGTACCAGCAACGTTACAAGAGTTTTCCGATTCAGGATGACGAACACTTTCTGGTCGTCTGCCGCTATGTCGAGCGAAATGCGCGACGCGCTGGCATGGTTCGCAAAGCCGAGAACTGGCGTTGGGGCTCGCTGTGGCGTTGGTTGCAAAAGCCCGAACCCGAACCAAAGCTGCTGTCACCGTGGCCGTTGTCTCGATTGCCTCGCTGGGCTGATCGTGTCAACGAACCGCTGACCGAGAAAGAGCTGGAAGCCGTCCGCCGGTGTGCTCATCGAGGGGCGCCGATGGGCGACGAAGGTTGGGTGGAGTCGATCGCCAGAAGGTTGAATTTGGAGTCAACGCTGCGACCGCGGGGGCGTCCACGCGTTCACAAGCCAGAAAAAGAGGCCTGA